A single region of the Xiphophorus maculatus strain JP 163 A chromosome 3, X_maculatus-5.0-male, whole genome shotgun sequence genome encodes:
- the vmo1 gene encoding vitelline membrane outer layer protein 1 homolog, with the protein MSSLLSIVVLLAVASSGFCEKEFLQRAGKDFNSRQYRSVLTVNNGERFGDWTWPEMCPDNFFAVGFSVRVETNQYGGDDTALNGIRLICSQDESRSFLYYVESHTGHTGEWSHPQYCPGGVLTSFQIRVEPKQGPLGDDTAVNNIKFRCSSNPTLEAPGMQWGDYGYWSEDCTNGGICGIETKMEEYQWALDDSSLNDVRLFCCNKSQQ; encoded by the exons ATGTCGAGTCTGCTCAGTATCGTGGTCCTGCTAGCTGTGGCCTCCAGCGGCTTTTGTGAGAAGGAGTTTCTGCAGCGAGCCGGCAAAGATTTTAACAGCAGACAGTACAGATCTGTGCTGACTGTGAACAACGGAGAGAGATTTGGAGACTGGACCTGGCCAGAGATGTGTCCTGATAACTTCTTTGCTGTTGGATTCAGTGTCAGg GTGGAGACCAACCAGTACGGGGGGGACGACACCGCCCTGAATGGGATCCGTCTCATCTGCTCCCAAGATGAGAGCCGCAGCTTCCTGTATTACGTCGAGTCACACACTGGACA TACCGGAGAATGGTCCCATCCTCAGTACTGCCCTGGCGGCGTGCTGACATCTTTCCAGATTCGCGTGGAGCCCAAACAGGGACCGTTAGGAGACGACACAGCCGTTAACAACATCAAGTTCCGCTGCAGCAGCAACCCAACGCTGGAGGCGCCCGGCATGCAGTGGGGTGACTACGGCTACTGGAGTGAAGACTGCACCAACGGAGGCATCTGCGGCATAGAGACCAAGATGGAGGAGTACCAGTGGGCCCTGGACGACTCTTCTCTCAACGATGTCCGGCTTTTCTGTTGTAACAAATCTCAGCAG TGA